In Cytophagia bacterium CHB2, one DNA window encodes the following:
- a CDS encoding class I SAM-dependent methyltransferase encodes MPPLPPKHNPYLHDLIWQLLKTHRPGTLLDIPSGPGYFAQQAQAHGFNAIAAEIDAALHVFPELPYQQVDMAQPMPFAAKQFDYLVSIEGIEHIENQFLFLRECARVLKADGKLFLTTPNVSSLESRLAFFFTGVHDHPPRVLRDDSPNVFMEHINLIPYHRLETFLRFAGFEIETLTTYKLRKGSLLLYPFVYPLARLRYAFVFNKNYKNKPEAQRYWGIFQQYLSRAVLCGSHNVIVARKR; translated from the coding sequence ATGCCGCCTCTGCCGCCGAAACACAATCCCTATCTACACGATTTGATCTGGCAACTGCTCAAGACGCATAGGCCCGGCACGTTGTTGGATATTCCCTCGGGGCCGGGTTATTTTGCGCAACAGGCGCAGGCGCACGGATTCAATGCCATCGCCGCGGAAATCGACGCCGCGCTGCACGTGTTCCCGGAATTGCCGTATCAACAAGTCGACATGGCGCAGCCCATGCCGTTTGCGGCAAAACAATTCGATTATCTCGTTTCGATCGAGGGTATCGAGCATATCGAAAACCAATTTCTTTTTTTGCGGGAATGCGCGCGCGTGCTGAAAGCGGACGGCAAACTCTTTCTCACCACCCCGAATGTTTCTTCGCTGGAAAGCCGGCTGGCATTCTTTTTCACCGGCGTGCATGATCATCCCCCGCGCGTGCTGCGAGATGATTCGCCCAATGTTTTCATGGAACACATCAACCTCATCCCCTATCATCGCCTGGAAACGTTTTTGCGTTTTGCCGGATTTGAAATCGAGACGTTGACCACATACAAATTGCGCAAAGGCAGCTTGCTGCTCTATCCGTTCGTCTATCCGCTCGCACGCTTGCGCTATGCTTTTGTGTTCAATAAAAATTATAAAAACAAACCGGAGGCACAACGCTATTGGGGCATCTTTCAGCAATATTTGTCGCGCGCCGTGCTGTGCGGCAGCCACAATGTGATCGTCGCGCGCAAACGTTGA
- a CDS encoding nucleotidyltransferase family protein — protein MTAFEQTLQDIDRLCRKHRIPYAVIGGIAANIYGYVRSTVDIDITIMAEIDQLEHVLAIFANDYSSVQPDPLAFLRRTFFVPIRHRVTKVRVDVTAALSNIERRMLERSQRRFFNTVEVSVCTIEDLLIMKLVASRTKDLLDLEELIARHRVNLDLDYLRASAKEFIHVERTDVIERLDEFLRKS, from the coding sequence ATGACGGCCTTCGAACAAACCCTGCAAGATATTGACCGGCTTTGCCGTAAACACAGGATTCCTTATGCCGTGATTGGCGGCATCGCGGCGAATATCTACGGTTATGTTCGTTCAACGGTTGATATCGATATCACGATCATGGCAGAAATCGATCAGCTTGAACACGTTTTGGCGATTTTTGCAAACGACTATTCTTCCGTGCAACCCGACCCGCTCGCTTTTTTGCGGCGCACTTTTTTTGTCCCAATACGGCATCGTGTAACCAAAGTGCGCGTAGACGTCACTGCTGCGCTCAGCAACATCGAGCGGCGTATGCTTGAACGAAGCCAGCGCCGATTTTTTAACACGGTGGAGGTGAGTGTCTGCACGATCGAAGATTTGCTCATCATGAAACTTGTCGCCAGTCGAACCAAAGACCTGCTTGATCTTGAAGAGCTGATTGCCAGGCATCGTGTAAATCTGGATTTGGATTATCTTCGTGCCAGTGCTAAAGAATTCATTCATGTCGAGCGTACCGATGTTATCGAACGACTAGATGAATTCCTCCGAAAGTCATAA
- the xseB gene encoding exodeoxyribonuclease VII small subunit has product MQKLDVIVKQLEQGQIPLEEAIKIFEEGVKLYRSCASQLEEAEKKLQKLVKTEAGFQLELIDDSEIG; this is encoded by the coding sequence ATGCAGAAGCTTGATGTCATCGTGAAACAGCTTGAGCAGGGACAAATTCCATTGGAAGAGGCGATCAAGATTTTTGAAGAAGGCGTCAAACTTTATCGGTCGTGCGCCAGCCAATTGGAAGAAGCCGAGAAGAAACTGCAAAAACTCGTGAAAACGGAAGCCGGCTTTCAACTCGAATTGATCGACGATTCGGAAATCGGATAA